One Williamsia phyllosphaerae genomic window, GCTGATTCGGTAGTCGCTGGACTTGAACACGTCGTCGGTGCGGCCGACGTAGGTGATGTAGCCGTCCTCGTCACGGCTGCCGACGTCGCCGGAGTGGTAGTAGCCGCCCGCCATCGCCGTGGCGGTCTTCTCGGCGTCCCCGTGATACCCGGTCATGAGGCCCAGGGGGCGGTGCGCGAGGTCGATGCAGATCTCCCCCTCGGTGACACCCGCCTCGCCGGTGGCCGGGTCGACCAGCTCGATGACGTAGCCCGGACACGGTCGGCCCATCGACCCGGACTTCAGTGGCTGACCGGGGGAGTTCGCGATCTGCACGGTGGTCTCGGTCTGACCGAAGCCGTCCCGGATGGTCACACCCCACTGTGCCCGTACCCGCTCGATCACCTCGGGGTTCAACGGCTCGCCGGCGCCGACGGCCACCCGCGGCGGGGTGGTCAAGAGCCCGAGGTCACTCTGGATGAGCATGCGCCACACGGTCGGCGGGGCGCAGAAGCTCGTCACGCCGCACCGCTGCATCTGCGCCATCAACGCCGCGGCGTCGAACCGGGTGTAGTTGTAGATGAACACGCACGCCTGCGCATTCCACGGTGCGAACACGTTCGACCACGCGTGCTTGGCCCACCCCGGCGACGAGACGTTGAGGTGGATGTCGCCGGGACGCAGGCCGATCCAGTACATCGTCGACAGATGGCCCACCGGGTACGACGCGTGCGTGTGCTCGACCAGCTTCGGCTTCGAGGTGGTGCCGGAGGTGAAGTAGAGCAGCAGGGTGTCGTCGGCGCGTGTCGGGTGCGTTGCGGCGAAGTCCGTCTCGGCCGCATGCGAATCGGCGTAGTCGGTCCATCCCGACACCGGTTCGCCGACGGCGATGCGGGTGTGGTCGGCACCCACCGCGTCGAACGACGCAGCCAACTCGCTCCGCGCGATCACGTGGGAGACGCCACCGCGATCGATGCGATCGGCGATGTCGGCCTCGGCCAGCAGGGTGGTCGCCGGGATGACCACCGCGCCCAGCTTCATCGCCGCGAGCATCACCTCCCACAACTCGACCTGGTTGGCCAGCATGAGCAGGATCCGGTCCCCGGGCGCGATACCGGTGTCACGCAGCCACCCGGCGACCTGGTCGGACCGCGCGCTCATCGCGGCGTAGCTGACCTGCGTCTCGCTGCCGTCCTCCTCGACGATCCACAGCGCCGGGGCGTTGTTCCCGGCCGCCACCACGTCGAACCAGTCCCGAGCCCAGTTCCACTCGTCGAGATCGGGCCATGTGAACTGTGCGACGGCGGCGTCGTAGTCGTCGGAATGGGTCAACAACAGGTCCCGTGCGGCTCGGAACTGTGCGGTCGCCGTGTCTGCGCCGGTCATCGGATCCTCTTCGTGGTGGTCATCGGTGAATGCGGAAGCTAGGATATGCAACTATAGCGTGACGGCCACCACTAATCGTCGAGTTTGGGGTACACCATGACCACAGAGATTCCGCACTTCGTCGACGGCCTGCGCCGTCCCGGGACGTCCGGCCGCAGCGCCGACGTGATGAACCCGTCCACCGGTGAGGTGCAGGCGACGGTGCCGTTGGCGTCGGTCGACGAGGTGAACGACGTGGTCGCGTCGTCGGTCGCGGCGCAGCAGATCTGGGGTGCCTGGAACCCGCAGCGACGTGCGCGGGTGATGATGCGCTTCGTCGATCTGGTGAACCAGAACGCCGACGAGCTGGCCGAGCTGCTGTCGATCGAGCACGGCAAGACCGTGGCCGACGCCCGCGGTGACATCCAGCGTGGTGTCGAGGTCATCGAGTTCGCCATCGGTATCCCGCACCTGCTCAAGGGCGAGTTCACCGAGGGAGCGGGCACCGGGATCGACGTGCACTCGGTGCGCCAGCCGCTGGGCGTGGTCGCGGGGATCACCCCCTTCAACTTCCCGGCGATGATCCCGCTGTGGAAGGCGGGCCCGGCGCTCGCCTGTGGAAACGCCTTCATTCTCAAGCCGAGCGAGCGCGATCCGTCGGTGCCGCTGCGTCTGGCCGAGTTGTTCCTCGAGGCCGGGCTGCCCGCCGGGGTGTTCCAGGTGGTGCAGGGTGACAAGGTCGCCGTCGACGCGCTCCTCGAGCACCCGGATGTGCAGGCGCTGGGCTTCGTCGGCTCGTCGGACATCGCGCAGTACATCTACGCCACCGCCGCCGCGCACGGGAAGCGTTCGCAGTGCTTCGGTGGTGCGAAGAACCACATGATCATCCTCCCCGACGCCGAT contains:
- a CDS encoding AMP-binding protein gives rise to the protein MTGADTATAQFRAARDLLLTHSDDYDAAVAQFTWPDLDEWNWARDWFDVVAAGNNAPALWIVEEDGSETQVSYAAMSARSDQVAGWLRDTGIAPGDRILLMLANQVELWEVMLAAMKLGAVVIPATTLLAEADIADRIDRGGVSHVIARSELAASFDAVGADHTRIAVGEPVSGWTDYADSHAAETDFAATHPTRADDTLLLYFTSGTTSKPKLVEHTHASYPVGHLSTMYWIGLRPGDIHLNVSSPGWAKHAWSNVFAPWNAQACVFIYNYTRFDAAALMAQMQRCGVTSFCAPPTVWRMLIQSDLGLLTTPPRVAVGAGEPLNPEVIERVRAQWGVTIRDGFGQTETTVQIANSPGQPLKSGSMGRPCPGYVIELVDPATGEAGVTEGEICIDLAHRPLGLMTGYHGDAEKTATAMAGGYYHSGDVGSRDEDGYITYVGRTDDVFKSSDYRISPFELESVLLEHDAVVEAAVVPAPDELRLSVPKAYIVLAPGWDASPETARAIFEHSRTHLAGYKRVRRIAFAELPKTISGKIRRVELRNAPVTDTEFREEDLTQRA
- a CDS encoding CoA-acylating methylmalonate-semialdehyde dehydrogenase: MTTEIPHFVDGLRRPGTSGRSADVMNPSTGEVQATVPLASVDEVNDVVASSVAAQQIWGAWNPQRRARVMMRFVDLVNQNADELAELLSIEHGKTVADARGDIQRGVEVIEFAIGIPHLLKGEFTEGAGTGIDVHSVRQPLGVVAGITPFNFPAMIPLWKAGPALACGNAFILKPSERDPSVPLRLAELFLEAGLPAGVFQVVQGDKVAVDALLEHPDVQALGFVGSSDIAQYIYATAAAHGKRSQCFGGAKNHMIILPDADLDQAVDALIGAGYGSAGERCMAISVAVPVGEQTAQRLRDRLIDRVNALRVGHSLDPKADYGPLVSAAALERVRDYIGQGVDSGADLVIDGRDRASDDLTFGDAALEGGYFIGPSLFDHVTRDMSIYTDEIFGPVLCIVRANDYEEALALASDHQYGNGVAIFTQDGDAARDFCARVQVGMIGVNVPIPVPVAYHTFGGWKRSGFGDLNQHGPAAIQFYTKVKTITTRWPSGIKDGAEFSIPTMQ